A portion of the Calothrix sp. 336/3 genome contains these proteins:
- a CDS encoding IS701 family transposase yields MVTPRRQPVSTVAFIDNYCQHYYSVFEDVRHFEAFKFLHLGIVSEIPRKTLPLIAKTVGLKDSQTLHHFLRDALWDVKKLREIRLWLIKRFIGEREIILCIDETGDKKKGKSTDYVTSQYIGNLGKTENGIVSVNAYGVVDGITYPLMFQIFKPRNRLREGDKYKSKPQIAIEIIQELKEWGFKIKLVLADSLYGESGDVIRCLEKLELEFIVAIRSNHGVLMPPGSRKRYNRWKAYEQKLSHRQTETRYLREIIFGKRRRTRYYQISKMNTPDPTGDESWYIMTNLSTDLSLNVAQLYSLRNWIEYGFKQVKNELGWADFRLTDYESIERWWEIIFSAYLFVSIQATYFQLHVQNQSTSSSELPSSIDFNSSQYSQHPNWESGTTWKSALNNLRLLIQPYIFYCLIQPWLTVFNIPGMKRCFLKLINFMNDFRASPVSFSVAS; encoded by the coding sequence TTCAAATTCTTACATTTGGGCATAGTTTCAGAAATCCCGCGAAAAACCCTACCCCTAATAGCTAAAACAGTGGGGTTAAAAGATAGCCAAACACTACATCATTTTTTGAGAGATGCACTGTGGGATGTCAAAAAGTTAAGAGAAATTAGGCTGTGGTTGATCAAAAGGTTTATTGGAGAAAGAGAAATAATTTTATGTATTGACGAAACCGGGGATAAGAAAAAGGGAAAATCAACAGATTATGTGACTAGTCAATATATCGGAAACTTAGGCAAGACAGAGAATGGAATAGTATCTGTAAATGCTTATGGTGTAGTAGATGGGATTACTTATCCTCTAATGTTCCAAATATTTAAACCGAGAAATCGCTTAAGAGAAGGCGATAAATATAAGAGTAAACCCCAAATAGCAATAGAGATTATTCAAGAGTTGAAAGAATGGGGTTTCAAAATTAAATTAGTGTTAGCGGATAGCCTATATGGTGAGAGTGGAGATGTAATTAGATGTTTAGAAAAATTAGAACTAGAGTTTATCGTAGCAATTCGCTCCAATCATGGAGTGTTGATGCCCCCAGGAAGCCGAAAACGTTATAATCGCTGGAAAGCTTATGAGCAAAAGCTTTCACATCGTCAAACTGAAACTCGTTACTTGAGAGAAATTATTTTTGGTAAACGTCGCCGTACCAGATACTACCAAATCAGTAAGATGAATACACCCGACCCTACGGGAGATGAAAGTTGGTACATCATGACAAATTTATCAACTGATTTGTCACTGAATGTCGCGCAACTTTATAGTTTAAGAAATTGGATTGAATATGGTTTTAAACAAGTTAAGAATGAACTAGGTTGGGCTGATTTTCGTCTAACTGATTATGAAAGTATTGAACGCTGGTGGGAAATCATTTTTAGTGCTTACCTTTTCGTTAGCATTCAGGCTACTTATTTTCAACTTCATGTCCAAAATCAATCAACATCTAGTTCAGAATTACCTTCCTCAATAGACTTTAATAGTTCTCAATATAGTCAACATCCTAATTGGGAATCTGGTACCACATGGAAGAGTGCCTTAAATAATCTGAGATTGCTCATTCAACCCTATATTTTTTACTGTTTGATTCAACCTTGGCTCACAGTATTTAACATTCCTGGTATGAAGCGTTGCTTTTTGAAATTAATCAACTTTATGAATGATTTTCGCGCTTCTCCAGTCAGTTTCTCTGTTGCTAGTTGA
- a CDS encoding pentapeptide repeat-containing protein, whose protein sequence is MKAQELLRKYAAGERDFRGENLRGQCFKGKNLAGADFSKADIRSADFSHANLTGANFRGAKAGLQKRWAIFLLAVSFLMSVLSGYCSIFVGAIVAAIFDGSILYKDNPIVGTITGWVCLILLIIFCVVTIRQGIAAAFGAVAVAFAGAVAVAVAVAVAVAVAVAVAVAFAVALAGAVALAVALAGAVAGAVAGAVAGAVAFAGAVAGAVAGAVAVAGAFTLFAAYIAWRAMKGDEKQALIRNVAVAFAATGGTSFRGATLTDADFTGATLKNTDLRTAIPIRTRWRDVKKLDLIRPGNTYLKNTQVRQLLLTGQGQDKNFDDLKLRGINLQGANLQDASFIAADLSAANLQDADLSRAKLKQTQLDATDLTGATLTGSFIEDWGITSSTNFTGVRCEYVFMRVPTKEQPVPLRKPDNHAEVFADGEFGDFIKPIVDTLDLYHNQGVDPRAIAISFKELVKNNPDAELEIVAMEKRGEDKFLLRAKVTPEADKSQLSAEYFDTYNQIKGLPEQEIKALIAENSHQIRELKSAVMTVLAADKRRGILLMSANPINTSKLRLDEEVREIKEGLKRAKQRESFIIDTAEAVRYRDIHRAILDYEPQIIHFSGHGDGESGLAFEDETGNMKLIDTEAIAELFELFSDQVECVVLNACYSEVQAQAIVQHINYVIGMNQAIPDKAAIEFAIGFYDALGAGKSVEFAHKLGCNLIKRAGVSGALIPQLLTKPLLLDTPHG, encoded by the coding sequence GTGAAAGCACAGGAATTACTCAGGAAGTATGCAGCAGGGGAAAGGGATTTTCGCGGGGAAAATCTCCGGGGACAGTGTTTTAAGGGGAAAAACCTGGCAGGGGCAGATTTTAGCAAAGCAGATATTCGCAGTGCAGATTTTAGTCATGCCAATTTAACTGGGGCGAATTTTAGGGGAGCGAAAGCGGGATTACAAAAGCGGTGGGCGATTTTCCTGCTTGCTGTTTCCTTCTTGATGTCAGTGCTGTCAGGGTATTGCTCTATTTTCGTAGGTGCTATTGTAGCGGCAATATTTGATGGCTCAATTCTATATAAAGATAATCCAATTGTAGGAACAATTACAGGCTGGGTTTGCTTAATTTTGCTGATTATCTTCTGTGTAGTTACTATTCGCCAAGGAATCGCAGCTGCTTTTGGAGCCGTAGCCGTAGCCTTCGCCGGAGCCGTAGCCGTAGCCGTAGCCGTAGCCGTAGCCGTAGCCGTAGCCGTAGCCGTAGCCGTAGCCTTCGCCGTAGCCTTAGCCGGAGCCGTAGCCTTAGCCGTAGCCTTAGCCGGAGCCGTAGCCGGAGCCGTAGCCGGAGCCGTAGCCGGAGCCGTAGCCTTCGCCGGAGCCGTAGCCGGAGCCGTAGCCGGAGCCGTAGCCGTAGCCGGAGCCTTTACTTTATTTGCTGCTTACATCGCTTGGCGAGCTATGAAAGGGGACGAAAAACAAGCCCTAATTCGCAATGTTGCTGTGGCTTTTGCAGCTACGGGTGGTACGAGTTTTCGCGGTGCGACTTTAACAGATGCCGATTTTACCGGAGCTACCCTGAAAAATACGGATTTGAGAACAGCTATTCCCATCCGTACCCGTTGGCGAGATGTGAAAAAACTTGACCTAATTCGTCCAGGAAATACTTACCTGAAAAACACCCAAGTCAGGCAATTATTGCTGACAGGACAGGGACAAGACAAGAATTTTGATGATTTGAAACTACGGGGAATCAATTTACAGGGTGCGAATTTACAAGACGCAAGTTTTATCGCCGCAGATTTAAGCGCAGCGAATTTACAAGACGCTGATTTATCGAGAGCGAAACTCAAACAAACCCAACTGGACGCAACTGACTTGACTGGTGCAACTCTCACGGGTTCCTTCATCGAAGATTGGGGAATTACTAGCAGCACCAACTTTACTGGGGTGAGGTGCGAGTATGTGTTTATGCGAGTCCCCACGAAGGAACAGCCCGTTCCTCTGCGCAAGCCAGATAATCATGCAGAAGTGTTTGCTGATGGGGAATTTGGCGATTTTATTAAACCGATTGTTGATACCCTGGATTTATACCACAACCAAGGAGTTGACCCCAGAGCGATCGCAATTTCCTTCAAAGAGTTAGTCAAAAATAACCCCGATGCAGAATTAGAAATTGTCGCCATGGAAAAGCGGGGAGAAGATAAATTTTTACTGCGGGCAAAAGTTACACCGGAAGCTGATAAGTCGCAACTCAGTGCAGAATATTTTGACACTTATAATCAAATCAAAGGCTTACCAGAACAAGAAATTAAAGCCTTAATTGCCGAAAACTCTCACCAAATTCGTGAATTAAAAAGTGCAGTCATGACAGTATTAGCAGCTGACAAACGACGGGGAATTTTGCTGATGTCAGCTAACCCCATAAATACCAGCAAGCTGCGCTTAGACGAAGAAGTGCGAGAGATTAAAGAGGGTTTAAAACGCGCCAAACAACGGGAATCATTCATCATCGATACAGCCGAAGCGGTACGCTACCGAGACATCCACCGAGCAATATTAGACTATGAACCCCAGATAATTCACTTTTCTGGACATGGTGACGGGGAAAGTGGTTTAGCTTTTGAAGATGAAACTGGCAACATGAAATTAATTGATACCGAAGCGATCGCGGAACTGTTTGAATTATTCTCTGATCAAGTAGAATGTGTAGTCTTAAATGCTTGTTATTCGGAAGTCCAGGCACAAGCCATAGTCCAACATATTAACTATGTGATTGGTATGAATCAAGCAATTCCAGATAAGGCAGCGATCGAATTTGCCATTGGTTTTTATGATGCTTTAGGTGCGGGTAAATCTGTGGAGTTTGCCCATAAATTGGGTTGTAATTTGATTAAAAGGGCTGGTGTTTCTGGGGCATTGATTCCCCAATTGTTAACAAAGCCCCTGCTTCTTGACACTCCCCACGGCTAA